The following are encoded together in the Magnetospirillum gryphiswaldense MSR-1 v2 genome:
- the paaI gene encoding hydroxyphenylacetyl-CoA thioesterase PaaI, with protein sequence MTDANKRQKIAQLVLDHMYPKDHNAHAMGIAIDEIRPGYARASMVVRREMLNGHGSLHGGMSYALADTAFAYACNSYNTNAVAAGCSIVYPSAGREGDRLTAEAVETHLTGRNGVYDVTVSNQDGDIIALFRGQSRMVSGTVVPSEEIAKHV encoded by the coding sequence ATGACTGACGCCAACAAGCGGCAGAAGATCGCGCAACTGGTCCTCGATCATATGTATCCCAAGGACCACAACGCCCATGCCATGGGCATCGCCATCGACGAGATCCGCCCCGGCTATGCCCGTGCCAGCATGGTGGTGCGTCGTGAGATGCTGAACGGCCACGGCTCGTTGCATGGCGGCATGTCCTATGCCCTGGCCGATACCGCTTTCGCCTATGCCTGCAATTCCTACAACACCAACGCGGTGGCCGCCGGCTGTTCCATCGTCTATCCGTCCGCCGGACGTGAAGGCGACCGGCTGACGGCGGAAGCGGTGGAAACCCATTTGACCGGCCGCAACGGCGTCTACGACGTCACGGTCAGCAATCAAGACGGCGATATCATCGCCCTGTTCCGCGGCCAATCGCGGATGGTGTCGGGTACCGTCGTGCCATCAGAGGAGATCGCCAAGCATGTCTGA
- the paaH gene encoding 3-hydroxyacyl-CoA dehydrogenase PaaH, which produces MAALPPTAIIGIVGAGAMGAGIAQVAAQSGHEVLLYDAFDGAAAKGKAGIVAALGKLTAKSKLTPEDATAISDRITICTELTQLAPAALIIEAIVEKLEIKHDLFRRLEDIVGPECILSSNTSSLSLTALASVLKNPARMVGMHFFNPAPIMALVEVVKGLATAEAVAQTITDTAAAWGKSPVLCKSTPGFIVNRVARPFYAEGMRLAQEGAATIATIDAVLREAGQFRMGPFELTDMIGHDVNFAVTRSVHAAYFNDPRFLPSLLQQDLVDAGWLGRKSGRGFYDYGADAVKPEAQTAAPCPAPTALDVLGDLGPASALADLAAKAGMTLARMGGAGMIDLHGVTIALTDGRSASERAAQLGINDLVVFDLALDWCTAKRIAIAAAGQCSAMGLDRAIGFFQALGLSVSVFADVPGLAVMRTIAMLANEAADTVYQGVASAADIDIAMTKGVNYPLGPLAWAERIGLDRVLTVLDNLARTYGEDRYRASAHLRRLVFAKGRFHD; this is translated from the coding sequence ATCATCGGCATCGTCGGCGCCGGGGCCATGGGCGCCGGCATCGCCCAGGTGGCGGCCCAATCCGGCCATGAAGTGCTGCTCTATGATGCCTTCGACGGCGCGGCGGCCAAGGGCAAGGCGGGCATCGTCGCTGCCTTGGGCAAACTGACTGCCAAGAGCAAGCTGACGCCCGAGGACGCCACCGCCATCAGCGACCGCATCACCATTTGCACCGAATTGACGCAATTGGCGCCGGCAGCCCTGATCATCGAGGCCATCGTCGAGAAGCTGGAGATCAAGCACGATCTGTTCCGCCGTCTGGAAGACATCGTCGGTCCCGAATGCATCTTGTCGTCCAACACCTCGTCGTTGTCCTTGACCGCGCTGGCCTCGGTACTGAAAAACCCAGCCCGCATGGTCGGCATGCACTTCTTCAACCCGGCCCCCATCATGGCCCTGGTCGAGGTGGTCAAGGGACTGGCGACGGCGGAGGCGGTGGCCCAAACCATCACCGACACCGCCGCCGCCTGGGGTAAATCGCCGGTCTTATGCAAATCGACGCCGGGCTTCATCGTCAATCGCGTCGCCCGCCCGTTTTATGCCGAGGGCATGCGTCTGGCCCAGGAAGGCGCCGCCACCATCGCCACCATCGATGCGGTGCTGCGCGAGGCCGGCCAGTTCCGCATGGGACCGTTCGAACTGACCGACATGATCGGCCACGACGTCAATTTCGCCGTCACCCGATCCGTCCATGCCGCCTATTTCAACGATCCGCGCTTTTTGCCCAGCCTGTTGCAGCAGGATCTGGTCGATGCCGGCTGGTTGGGCCGCAAAAGCGGGCGCGGCTTCTATGATTACGGCGCCGATGCCGTCAAGCCGGAAGCGCAAACCGCCGCCCCCTGCCCCGCGCCGACAGCCCTGGATGTGTTGGGCGATCTGGGGCCGGCCTCGGCCCTGGCCGATCTGGCGGCCAAGGCCGGCATGACCCTGGCCCGCATGGGCGGCGCCGGCATGATCGACCTGCATGGTGTCACCATCGCGTTGACCGATGGGCGCAGCGCCAGCGAACGCGCCGCCCAATTGGGCATCAATGATCTGGTGGTGTTCGATCTGGCGCTCGACTGGTGCACGGCCAAGCGCATCGCCATCGCCGCCGCCGGCCAATGTTCGGCCATGGGGCTGGACCGCGCCATCGGCTTCTTCCAGGCCTTGGGTTTATCGGTGTCGGTGTTCGCCGACGTGCCCGGTCTGGCGGTGATGCGCACAATCGCCATGCTGGCCAACGAAGCCGCCGACACCGTCTATCAGGGCGTCGCCTCGGCTGCCGATATCGACATCGCCATGACCAAGGGGGTCAATTATCCCCTGGGGCCGCTGGCCTGGGCCGAGCGCATCGGCCTGGACCGGGTGCTGACGGTTTTGGACAATCTGGCCCGCACCTATGGCGAGGACCGCTACCGCGCTTCCGCTCATCTGCGCCGGCTGGTTTTCGCGAAAGGACGTTTTCATGACTGA